Within the Salarias fasciatus chromosome 2, fSalaFa1.1, whole genome shotgun sequence genome, the region TCCACAGGCAGAGTGGCGCCTTGCGCCTGAAGTCAGGCCACAGCTACTATTGGTAGGTGCAAGGCCAGCTGCTTATCACTGGAATGCACGGTGCATCATCGTATGAAGGCTCTGTGTTGTCTATGTCAGTCAATGCAGCAACAGGATGGTGTGAAATGTCCTAAAAAAGTAGTGTTGTTATTATCACCTGGatgttttttcttatttaaactCTGACAACTTGCAAACAATCACTGACATGAGCAGCTGCAGTACAGCTCACTCACCCTGTCTCACTAAATTCCTGAGAATTAATTGGTTAACTGATGCATTTATGAAtgtcaaatgaaattaaaatgatgtCACTATGAACTGTGGAGGGGGTGTTAGTAAGTAGTTAGATTGTGGTACagctttgaagaaaaaatacTGAAGATAACAACACAATTAAAGTGAAATGACTGGGATAACAGGGCAAAATTATGTAAAAATTCACGGACTACTGTcacaatcaatgtatttttgacATTAAATATCTTTTAACATGATCacgttttcaaaaaaagttatttataaCATGTAGGCTAAATAAATGATCGATAAAGTACGTCTCTGTTCTTACCTGTAACACTGTCGGCACAGCTGTTGTCTTTAATAAAGGTCTTCCTTTACACATTTTGAAATCATCCTTTGAAAAGTGTTCACTGCAGACCCTGAGCGAATCCACGTTGGCGGTACCGACATCCTTGCCAAGAGCTCCTAGCCACAGTTTTAGCCTTACAGGGTCCTGGACAGGTAACTTGTGGAAAGTCACATAACGGGATCTCCTCAGGCACCGACGCTTCATTTGATTGAAACAGCTTGGATAGGCACACACTCGAaccatgtttttaatttgactaATGATTTATCAAGTTTTTATAACTTGTGAAACGCTAACCTCCTCCTCGTCAGGCTCACAGCAGAGTGTAAACAGAGCaacttcttctacgcttgctaAATTGCACAGTAGTccctgaaagcgcgcaagcgtctggcttggtcttcttcttcttcttcttttcctttccggcaggctgtacacATACACAGTGTAATGCTGCCCTCCGCTGTTCAGAGAATTACTCGCAAGTCTTTATATTCTCGGGTAAAGGTTGGTGGAAAGAAGGAATCTTACAATAGCCTTTTCTATGTCTCGCGAGTTTATTCCAAAGGCAAAGATTGAGTTGATtgaaaatacagtcattttaaGCTTTGAAAGGTCTTTATACAAAGCTGCTCTTTCTGCAGAGTACCGATCACAAGATAAAATCACATGTGCAACAGTCTCTAATTTCCCACATTGACATTTCCCATCCGGGTGCTTTCCCAGTACTTTTAAACAGGCTGCAAGACCACAATGCCCCAGTCTTAATTTGGTTATTTTTACTTGATTAATTCTAGAGGAAAATGAAGCAAGCCCAGACTCCCGCACTGTGGGTTGACACTTGAAATAATGCCTTCCCCTGGTCTCTGTTTCCCACTCCCTTTGCCACTGTTTCTGCACAGCACTTTTGATTATACTAGAACACTCCATCTTCCCCAAACAGAGGTCGTACTCAATTTCCATACATAGAAGTGACTGCTTAGCAAGAGAGTCAGCTGCTTCATTTCCCTCTATCCCTGAATGAGATGGGATCCAGCAAAATATGACACTACAGTTCATGGACTCTATTCTCTGAAGGCAGCTCAAGATTTCCAAAATGACATCTACCCGAGCCCcaactggaccagcagagaTTGCCTGTAAGGCAGACAGAGAATCTGAATATATATAAGACGCTTCTGAATTGTTCCTTTCAATCCCTTCCAAGGCACACCTAATGGCTAACAGCTCggcagtaaacactgatataTGATCAGAAACACGCACACTTTTGCCAATTTTATTATTGCTTGTATAAACTCCAAAACCTGCCTTTcatctggcttggtctgccgcggcttccatagttcagggtgcgcgcgcagacgtGCACTGCGGAAGTACGATATCGCACTGTTTACGCTCGAAAAATGTActaaaaatgtactaaatgacctcgttttgaattaattatggacgttacccgctcaggacacttggattacagcggaagagcagtatgaaggaaaataggcacgttttgtggactttatggacctttttctttcgggcACCTTATTCAGGCCCGCCCATTTCTCTAGGGGCGGGACTTCCgctttgtgtttgcacttcCGGTTAGCGACAACTGCGGTGTAAACAAACGAGAAAATTGAGGGTGGAGAAACTAAAATCTGTCTTAAAAGCTGTAATGGAGCAACTCTGCTTCATCCGAGGCTTTTAATAGAGTGGGACCATGACATGCGGAAGTGGTCTGCAGTCATGTATGGTgatatttttaattactttgtGCTATCGCTCGATGTGGATGGTTCAGCCATGAGGAACTACAAGAGCACAGAAGCTTCCAAATATCTTCAAAGTGGGAAAgtcggctgtttttttttttgttttttttttttttttgtttgttttttatcagCAGCAGGGCTATACGATTTTTAAAGCCAGATTCAGCCAAAGACAGGCCAGGACCTCTTCACATTTAGCACAGATGTTAGTGacagctgacagtgacagagAGCCGTGGAGACCATGGGATGCTCTTGTATCGCGGGGTTGGGACGCTCCTGAAAATCTActcaagtaaaattttgctcaaaaaagtacagtaaaagtaaaattactTTGTTGTgactgttccacaggcggggccgtagtggctaaaagccgcctcgccatgcgtcttggttctggcttttggaacacactgccagaggacctcagggcccgcgagggtcgatagggtaaaaacagatcagctaaataagaaggcgcaaggccattaagacatttaaaaactaataagacaactttaaaatcgatcctgaagcggacagggagccaatgcagcgactgtaaatcCGGTGTcttgtgggcccgccccctggtccctggtcaGCACTcgtgcggctgagttttgtaatagttgtaggtttgaaatgttctttttgggaagaccagagagcaaggcattacaataatctaatctacaggagataaaagcatgcattagcacctctgtactggcctgagagagaaacgggcggactcttggctatattcttaagatgataaaatccaatcttagttatgtttttaatgggtggaataaaatttagctcagagtcaaaaatcacgcccaggttcttaactgatagtgctggtttaaaatctgataattttggtaaaattttctctctctgacctttgggaccgataactaaaacctcagtcttgtcctggttgagctgtaggaaattcactgccatccatgtcTTGATATCTgttgttttaacattataacatTACTTAGTTCAGTCATTGACGAGCTATTGTGGACCGTTCATGCCACTATGTTTGTTGGTCTGATGTCAgcgttctcactctgttctgtctgtggactgtttatatagacactacactgtgattcattgttattatcaaagtcattatcaatctttgaaatttttaccaatcaatgtgacatcttgaagccctctgtgGCAACTGTTGTtttgatactgggctatacaaaaataaattgattgattgatatctGAAATACAGtcaaaaagggtttctattggccctgagtcctCAGGAGACatggcgatgtacagctgagtatagTCAGCATAACAATGGAAGCTGATGCCGAGTCTCCTGATgtcgtccccaagtggaagcatgtagagattaaaaagtatgggacctaaaattgaaccttagggacccccacacctaatttcatgggttcctgaggaacaagtatccatacTGACATCAAAATATcaatctgtgagataagaactttaccagttaagaacagtaccagagaggcccaccaggtggctcaatctatttattaaaatgtggtggtctactgtgtcgaaggcgccactcaggtccagtagaaccaacactgtgagttttttataatctaaattccacctgatatcatttaaaatctttaaaagggccgtctcagtactgtggttcactctaaaaccagactgatgtctttctaaaatgttattgatcattaaaaagtcattgacttggttaaaaaccagtctttctaaaacttgacttaaaaatggtaagttggatactggtctgtagttattaagaacattgtggtttaaattgctcttcttcagaaggggcttcaccaccgccgttttaaaggcagtggggaagacactcgtctgaagagagcagttcatgatatttaaaatctgttcctcaaggaatccatgaagtgatttaaaaagtggtgtggggatgggatctaaaaggcaggttgtagattttacttgggagaaaactcgaccaagagtcctcgcatcaaccaggtcaaaactgtccagtgtttcctcaggcatggacaacagttcagctgtgttcactgatcaCGACATTACGAATTAAAGCTCACTCCAAATTTATTAGATGGCCAATCTCTCCAAAAGTGAAGGAGACTCACTTGAAAATGATAAATAGTATCTATCCTGTTGGACAACTTCTTGAAAGAAGGTTTAAATTTAATGTTGACCCATGTGCCTTTTGTGACCAGGAGATTGAAACCATATGCCATTTGTTTTTTGATTGTGTCACTATTCAAGAGACTTTTGGAAGGACATTTGTAATTGGATTAACCTGAAACTTGATATCCCTTCATTTACTGTATCAaatgttctgttgtacatggaCAGCTTGGACTCTTCATCATCTAGTATTGTAAGCATCATTCTTCTTCTAGCTAAATATCATATTCATTGCTGCAAATGTAGAGGAAGTACCCCCGCTTTCTTATATTTTCGGAATGATTTCAAATTATATTCTAGCTCCCTGAAGACGCTTAAGGCCTGGAAAAATGCTCAGATCATCAGTAGTCAGATCTCCAGAAATTTACTCATTTGATATGTATGCTCCCgccttcagctttttttttacttatctttTCTGTTACTGTATGTTATTTCTTCTATTGTGTTGTGACGCCCCCTAgcgtctgtttttcttcttgtttactGTCGATGACGTCATTGCCATGCGACACAAAGGTGCTGTTGATTTCATCCATGCtgtttcacactcggctgcaaacatGGTCCGGCGGTGCGTATTCCCACTCTGTCCGAATAAATAGAGAAGTTCTTCAAAGTTTAGCTTCCACAGGCTTCCTCTGGAATATCCGGGATTACTAAAAGTGTGGCTCGTTGCACTGAAAATGGATCCGAATACTGAAATAGAGGATTTGAAGCGGGCCAGTCACCGAGTCTGCAGTGCTCACTTCGCTCCTGAGGACTTCATTCACACGAAGCCAATGAACAAGGGCCAGGAACCAAAGCGTCAGAACCTGAAGAGAAGTGCCATCCCGATTGAGGAtgtaaatctcttttttttattattattattattattaggatGCCACCTGTTGGTGTTAAACTTTCTCTTTCCTTCGTTCTGTAGGAGCTCAGTGAAAACTCAGATTTTGATGAGACTTTATTTAATGACTCAGAACTACATGAAAACAGCATTCCCTGCTCTGGAGCATCAGAGGATCTCTCACCAGGCAAGACAGTTTACATACTCTGGAAACGAAAAGCTTTTTAGGATTCTTTTAGGATTCTAACAATTCTAACAGgtctatatctatatatgtgTATCGGGAAgtattgtgtgtgttgctgctcaaAGTCTGTGCTGGTCGATGTCTGAAGTGTCATGTTGAACTGATGTTTCAGATGCTTCGTCCTCCGCTCTTGCTCAGACACAACAGAAAGAGCTGACAACAGGCGTGAACCAGAAAATGTAAGTAACACACAGATTTTATCATGAAGTTTACAGAAAGAGGAGAACCAGGTCTGACTGTTAAGATGTATTGTGATGTCCCCGGTCTAGGAGAGTCCAGGTACAACACAAACTTGTTAACGCGAACAATAATACGACAGGCCTGAGTGATGAGTTACTTTAATAAGTTAGTCATTTATATTGAATGTAAACTAAAGTTTATTATTTAACATGAGGTTCTATTTGAATGCTTTCTCTTGTTTCAGTGCTGTACTTCTGCAAATGAAGGGAAAGTTTGTGGTGAATGAGAAGTGCCTCTTCCAGCTGCTTGGACGCAATTGCCCCTCCTGTCAGAGCAAGTTACAGATGGAGAAGGTCACCTATGACGCGTTCCTCATCTTGAACCAACGGTGTCTGAAGTGCGACTACACCAACCAGTGGAAAAACATGGCCGGTGCCCATATCCCAGCAGCAGAGGATGGAGACGCTGTAGAGGAGACATCAGAGAGTCCACAGGTAACTCACTGCGCCTGTCTTTATAGAAATCTTATAGAAAGCTTCATCCAACTAAAGATCAAACAAGGCTGGAGCCAATCAtataaatcaaaaaaaaaaaaaaaaaaaaaaaaaaaaaaatcctgaacaGGAAGCCAGAGAAGCAGAATCACAGTTACTCTCAATGAATGACGAGTTAGTGCCCAGACAGGAAACTTGATCGTTGTTCAGATCACAGCTAATAACTGTttgaaaaaaggttttattgATTCATCATATCGCCTTTTTATACTTTACTTACTTTATGTTGTTTATTTACTTGAGAGTAATTATTGATTTCTGATTCAAACATGGCTAAAATAAACTTTCccaattttttttatcaagtgAATTTTGGAAATTCACTTGTGGGCCTCACTGGATAGAGACGAGTTTTAATCTTTTGCTCATGGGCAGCCAGTTTCTGTTATTATATTCAGGGTCGTGAAATTCCAAACTTGCATGTATTTGAATTATGGGGGGACTTGGAGCATGCACAGGGGCAAATATAAACTCCAAACATACCAGCACAAACCGAGACCCATTTTGCAGCCCTCTGACATGAATGAATGTTGCACTGCCGTCACAGCGGACACGCAGCCAGTCTATTTTCTGAACACTCAAGAAAGTGGAGCAAGACTGCTAAGAACTATACTTTTACAACTAGAACACAGCCTGGAGTCCCTGATCCAAATGGTCAGCACACAGACTGCAGTCAGAACATGTTCTACACATCACTATCAAGTATTCTGTCTTCACTTCTTCCAAACATGCTGGTTTTGACTCGGGTACTTGTTTTCACTATTTATTAATCAAACTTAGATGAGGAATCAGCTGTCTGCTGACTGACCATCAGCGacaatacccacaatgccttgtgtctgtgtgcactATGGCAGCCCTACTAGTTCAAAATACATCATgtattgatggaaaaaaaagctccacaATGTGAACGCATGAATTTGTGAATTGCTCGGCTCCGCTTTGTTTCCACATTGGATCTGAAAGTCGTGCGGTGTGAAATGAGCTTTAGAAAAGGCTTTATTGATCTGTGATTGGACACAAATTTAATTGCAACTTAAATGATGCATTGGGTCTGACATatacatataaacacagagGATGTTGTGTTCAATAGTTCAATTATTCCAGTTTCATCggtctttctgttttgtttcttgtatGGATTTTCCCTTTATTTAGTAATTTCCTGTTCTTGGCTTCAGAAGTGTAGTTGAGTTACCTCTGTGGTTGGATCAGGTGAAAACTTTGATTGTTGATCAGATACGTTGTCTATGGCTGTTCATCACGAGTTATTCATGGTGTGAGGCGTGAAAGAGACGAAGCTGAATGAGCTTGGAGTTGCAGAAAAGTgattcaggtttgttttttttcttttgtcgtGTCTTTCACAGGCCGCGGCGCCATCGTTCAACAGTGCAGTTGTTTCTGAGATTGTCGTTTTCAGCGATGAAGAGAGTGACGCCTCGGAAAATGTGGAGGAAGcggaagaagaagatgaatcGAGTAAAGACGAGGAGTGGAATCTAACGGGGGAGGTCTTGCTGGCCGAGGAGCTCGAGCTGGAGTCCGAGAACGAGGAAGCTGAGGAATCCACTGACGAGAACAAGTTGGGGGGCGGTGTCGTCCGTGAGCTCTGTGCAGAGTGTGGAAAGTTCTTCAACAAAAGAAAGCATCATGTCTGTGCGCACAAAGAGAGGCCCTTTGCCTGCAATGTCTGTGGCAAGAGATGCGTGACGGAGCTGTCCTTGAAAATCCACTCCCGGATCCACCAAGAAACCTACCAGCATCTCTGCAAGTACTGCTACCTCCCTTTCAAAACCAGAGTGGACAAACAGAAGCACGAGGACGcccacaaaatgaaaaacgaTCCCTACAGCTGCAGCGACTGCGCGCAGACATTCACCTCATATAAACAACGACGCAGTCATCTGCTGACTCACCGAGGCCTCAGGGAGCACAAATGTGGAGTTTGTGGGATGGTTTTCACAAGTTGGGGGGATCTAGAGAGACACTCCTTCGTGCACACGGGGCTGAAACCACACAAGTGTTCAGTTTGCGATCGTAGCTTCAAGCAGTCATCCCACCTGAAATCCCACATGCGCCTGCACACAGGGGAGCGGCCGTACGCCTGCTCGCACTGTGACAGGGCCTTCAATCACAACGTCAGCTTGAAGAGTCACGTCCAGCAGTGCCACGCGTCCAACGGCGGTGCTCAAGACGAGACGGGCCCAGACGTCGAGTTTGACGGTGTTGAAGAGGAGCcgaaaaagaaagcaaaaaacgGCCTGAAATGGAGGCGTTCAGGTCGGCCCGTAGGAAGGCCGAAGAAAACCGCAGAAGAAAAGAACCTTTCAAACACGGCAAGGTCAAAGAGAAGGAGGCCGAAGAAATCCACCTCCAGTGACGAGGAAAGTGAGGATGATGGTGATTTATCCTTTGAATCAgcagaagaggatgaagaggaagaggtgaaGAAACAGAGGCCTTCCGAAAAGAGCTAAATATGACAGTGACTCTGATTTCAACCCATAACTCACAAGGAGAAAGAGGACCGAAGCAAAAGAagtgcagcagccagagcagTGGTGAGGGCTCCGGAAAACCTcgaggaagatggaggaagaCCGAGGAAGAGAGCCATGACCTCAGGGATTTGAACACAGAAGGACGAACTTACAGGAATCAGTCAAACCACACACTGCTTTTCAGAAACGTTTTACCTCGTTCTTTGTTCTCAGGAGGGACAATAAGACACTcagttcttttttattttttatatatatattctttttgttgtcaaatGCACGTTGACTACAATAATTCTCTTTCAAAGCAATCATAGTTTTATATGTTTTGTAatatacaaaaatataaaagacaCTCAGTTCTGAGTGGAAAAACAGTATTGTAAGCTCAGAACAGTGAATTGCCTTTTGAAAAGCAGGGATGAATATTTGGAGAATGTGTGGGGAGTGGTCTGAACCTCTACTGCAGAACCTGGGGTGGCAAAACCTCTTTTTGTCGAAATAAAGATTTTTGTATTGTCTTCAGTTCGTTTTATCAtttcaataagaaaaaaactttgttttagAACGTTTCTGCCCTGAAGCAGCAAATCTAAATCTGGCTGGAGGCCGCTGCTCTGACTGATGCATCATGAACTCTACAGGTCTGAATAAATGACCTGCATATTTTAGGActgggaggaaaacacaagcaCGCtaagaatgtgcaaactccacacagacaggagcAATGTGGATTCTCTTTTTTAAGTCTTcaagagggaggaagaaggaagtTGGTGTTATTAAATgctctgtaaaataaaatgagtgtGAAGACGCCACCTAGAGGTTGAGCTGTGAGCAGCACCCCCAGGCAGGAATAGTGGATTTATTGGCCAGAGGATGTTGGAAATGGATGAAGTGAAAGAGAACATCTCGAACAGCAGTGAACACAGGGGTGAGGGTGAGATGAGATGGAGGAACATGAACTACAGAAGGAAGAGATCAATCTTTACTCATGCCTGAGTGGGAAAAACAGTCGATCGTTTCAAAAGCCTAAGAGGAAGCTCAGTTTGTATCAGAACCTTTTAATTTATGGTCTGCCAAATTCTGACATGTAATACACAAGAGtatgttatttatttctctCCAGAAAAGAAGATAGGAATTTTTTtagaaatgcacaaaaatgaagtcaagggagaaaaaaaaaatcatgatataTATTCCAGGCTTCTTTTGAAAAAGGTCCTTGTGTCTCAACGGGACTGATCTGATTAAATTAAGGTGagaataaacataaaaaaattaaacattttaataacATAAAACCTTTACTATGTACAGCACTGGTTCTGCTGACTTTGTTACTAAAGTAACAGATGATGCCACTTTTTaccaaaacacaccaaaaatgTTTCAAGTAATTTGTGTCTTGGTTTAAGTTTGATGCAGGAGGTCTGAACAGCAATAAAATCAGCAAAATCTTTTGATCTGTGAAACAGGAAACCTATGCTGT harbors:
- the LOC115407595 gene encoding zinc finger and BTB domain-containing protein 24-like, which gives rise to MDPNTEIEDLKRASHRVCSAHFAPEDFIHTKPMNKGQEPKRQNLKRSAIPIEDELSENSDFDETLFNDSELHENSIPCSGASEDLSPDASSSALAQTQQKELTTGVNQKIAVLLQMKGKFVVNEKCLFQLLGRNCPSCQSKLQMEKVTYDAFLILNQRCLKCDYTNQWKNMAGAHIPAAEDGDAVEETSESPQAAAPSFNSAVVSEIVVFSDEESDASENVEEAEEEDESSKDEEWNLTGEVLLAEELELESENEEAEESTDENKLGGGVVRELCAECGKFFNKRKHHVCAHKERPFACNVCGKRCVTELSLKIHSRIHQETYQHLCKYCYLPFKTRVDKQKHEDAHKMKNDPYSCSDCAQTFTSYKQRRSHLLTHRGLREHKCGVCGMVFTSWGDLERHSFVHTGLKPHKCSVCDRSFKQSSHLKSHMRLHTGERPYACSHCDRAFNHNVSLKSHVQQCHASNGGAQDETGPDVEFDGVEEEPKKKAKNGLKWRRSGRPVGRPKKTAEEKNLSNTARSKRRRPKKSTSSDEESEDDGDLSFESAEEDEEEEVKKQRPSEKS